The stretch of DNA AATTTATTTAATAAGGTTTAAAATATGAAAAAATTAATTTTTGTTTTGTTAATTGCAATACTTGGTTTGAGTTGTGAGAAAAAAGAAGATGATAAGACTCCTTTATTGGCTGGGTTACTAGCACTTGCCGGTGGTGGATCAGCAGGTGGTACAGGCGGTTCTTGTGCTGAATCTAGTATCACAAGATCTTGGGGATGTTTTACTGACATGAATGACGGAACAGTTCGACTCGCAGTCACCGCCGGCACATTCGGAAGTCAGACATACACAGCTCAGACACTCTTCTATGCAAAGTGTAGCCATGGACAGACCTACGATGCGGGTAGCAATACTTGCACAGGAGCAACAACAACTGTGAAGTACTGCAGTGTAAATGATAACAGTTGCAATGGAGGAACAGATACTGGAATACTAGACGGAAGCGGAACGAGTGGAGCTTACACAGCATGTAACGGTTTGAGCTTAGCAAGTAAGACGTGGAGAGTTCCTACAAAGAATGAATTGAAGTTACTTATAAATTGTAATGATGGAACTACTATGCCAAATGATGCTGGTAGTTGTGGTGCGGGTAATTTTACTGCCCCAACAATAAATAGTTTATTTCCGAATACGACTAGTGGTGCTTATTGGAGTTCGACTTCTACAAGTCTGACAGGGGCGGTTTATATCTTTTTCTCTAATAGTATTATAGGCATGGGCGGCCAAAAGCAGCCCAATAACATGAATGTACGTTGTGTCTCTGGACCTTAGTTTAACCACGCTTAACACTTTCTAAGCTGCGAGTATTACACCTCGCAGTTTTTTTGGGTGTATTGGAATTTCAGGAAGCAAAAAATGATTTGCTTTCTAAAAAAGCTGTCTATCAAATGATAATTCTATGGAAAGAAATCTAAATAGAATCACATTCAATTCGAATCAAATGAACGGTCAGCCTTGCATCAGAGGAATGAGGCTAACAGTAAAAAGGGTTTTAGAAATTGTTTCTATCTACCAATCCAGACAAGAGATATTCCAAGAATTCCCAGAATTGGAAGAAGACGATATTAAACAATCTTTAGAATACGTGAGTTTGCTCCTGCAAGATAAAATAATTCCTTTGTCTAGAGTTGCTTAGTGAAATTTCTATTAGACCAAGGTATTCCTCGCTCTCTTAAAGATCTTTTAATTTCTGAAGGATATGGTGCAGAGCATGTTGGTTTTATCGGCATGGCGAAAGCGGATGATTCAGACATAATTGAATACGCTAAAAAAGAAGGTTATATTTGCATTACATTAGATGCTGATTTTCATATGATTCTAGCATTATCAAAGGATAATAGCCCGTCAGTCATTCGTATAAGAATTGAAAATCTTAAAGCTATTGATCACTTAGAATTACTTAAAAGAATTTTGCCAGATACAAAGGAGAGCCTACTTTCGGGAGCATTGGTTTCTATTCGAGAAGATTCTATAGGTATTCGTAAATTACCTATCTAATCAACAAACACAAGACCTCGCAGTTTTTTTGGGTGTATTGACGTTATGCGCACTCTGTGGGTTTTATGAAAAGTAGTTGAGGATAAACCCTATCAGGCAACTTTTTTCAAAGGACGAATATTAAAATTTACCTTTCTCAGCTTATCTTTGGCGGTTTCAATATCAAAATGAGTTTGCAATCCAAGCCAAAATTCAGGAGAGTTACCAAAATAAATAGAAAGCCTAAGAGCGGTATCTACTGTAATTGATCGTTTACCTTTGAGAATTTGGCTGATTCGAATGGGGGTAACTTTGATTTCCCTCGCAAGAACGGCAGCAGTAATTCCATAAGGAATCAGAAACTCTTCGCTAAGAATTTCTCCAGGATGAATAGGCGGAATTTTTTTCATAATGCTTACCTCGATTATTTTAGTGATAGTCTACAATTTCAACTTGCTGCGCATTCCCATTTTCCCAATAGAAACAAATCCTCCATTGGTCATTTATAGATATACTATATTGTTCCTTTCTATCTCCAGATAAAGAATGCAACCGATTACCCGGTGGAGATTTTAAATCAGTTATATCTTTTGCTACATCAATTAACAGAAGTTTTTGATACATTAATCTTTGCAATGAGGCAGGGAATTTTTTAGAATATAATCTGCTCCATATTTTCTTAGTTTCCTTATCAAAGAAAGATTGAATCACATCATCAAAGTATCGAGACGCGATATTTTTGTCAAACTAAAAAACTACATTTATAGCAATTTTGACCAACCACAAAAAAACTGCGGGGATTACACCTCGCAGTTTTTTGCGGATTATGGCTATTATGCGCACGCTATTATGTTTCTGTCCGTTTACTTTTTCAAAACAGCCTTTAACTCTTTAAAGATAATGCTACTTTGTTATGTTTTTCAAATTCAAGAAATTACTAGAAAGCTAGTTGTTTTACAAATTCTATTGATACGCCAAAGTCTTCGGCGATTTCTTCTAGAGTAAGCTTTCCTCTGGAGATGGCTTTTCGAATGGAAACCTTAGAGTCAAATGGATTTCGGCTTAACCCTGCCTTAGTACCGGGTTTGGAAATAGAGATAGAACAGCTATTGCAAATGTG from Leptospiraceae bacterium encodes:
- a CDS encoding DUF5615 family PIN-like protein is translated as MKFLLDQGIPRSLKDLLISEGYGAEHVGFIGMAKADDSDIIEYAKKEGYICITLDADFHMILALSKDNSPSVIRIRIENLKAIDHLELLKRILPDTKESLLSGALVSIREDSIGIRKLPI
- a CDS encoding type II toxin-antitoxin system RelE/ParE family toxin; translated protein: MIQSFFDKETKKIWSRLYSKKFPASLQRLMYQKLLLIDVAKDITDLKSPPGNRLHSLSGDRKEQYSISINDQWRICFYWENGNAQQVEIVDYH
- a CDS encoding HigA family addiction module antidote protein, which translates into the protein MKKIPPIHPGEILSEEFLIPYGITAAVLAREIKVTPIRISQILKGKRSITVDTALRLSIYFGNSPEFWLGLQTHFDIETAKDKLRKVNFNIRPLKKVA
- a CDS encoding DUF1566 domain-containing protein: MKKLIFVLLIAILGLSCEKKEDDKTPLLAGLLALAGGGSAGGTGGSCAESSITRSWGCFTDMNDGTVRLAVTAGTFGSQTYTAQTLFYAKCSHGQTYDAGSNTCTGATTTVKYCSVNDNSCNGGTDTGILDGSGTSGAYTACNGLSLASKTWRVPTKNELKLLINCNDGTTMPNDAGSCGAGNFTAPTINSLFPNTTSGAYWSSTSTSLTGAVYIFFSNSIIGMGGQKQPNNMNVRCVSGP
- a CDS encoding DUF433 domain-containing protein, which produces MERNLNRITFNSNQMNGQPCIRGMRLTVKRVLEIVSIYQSRQEIFQEFPELEEDDIKQSLEYVSLLLQDKIIPLSRVA